In Gemmatimonadales bacterium, a single genomic region encodes these proteins:
- a CDS encoding prepilin-type N-terminal cleavage/methylation domain-containing protein has product MRGTKGFTLIELLIVVVIIGILAAIAIPKFANTKEKAYIAGMKADLRNLVTAQEAYFADNVTYASVLSNLNYNVSAGNT; this is encoded by the coding sequence CGCGGCACCAAGGGCTTCACCCTGATCGAGCTTCTGATCGTGGTGGTGATCATCGGCATTCTGGCCGCCATCGCGATTCCGAAGTTCGCGAACACGAAGGAGAAGGCCTACATCGCGGGCATGAAGGCCGACCTTCGGAACCTGGTCACGGCCCAGGAGGCGTACTTCGCCGACAACGTGACCTACGCGTCGGTGCTGTCGAACCTCAACTACAACGTCTCGGCCGGCAACACG